One Phocaeicola dorei genomic region harbors:
- a CDS encoding MotA/TolQ/ExbB proton channel family protein — MEAIQNKTTNKIVGIKNAGWVIICCFIIAICIYNFLLGNPANFMNNDPNNHPLPGNFLGTIYKGGIVVPIIQTLLLTVIALSIERYFAIRSAFGKGSLVKFVANIKSALATGDMKKAQELCDKQGGSVANVVTSTLKKYAEVENDETLSKDQKVLAIQKELEEATALELPMMEQNLPIIGTITTLGTLMGLLGTVIGMIRSFAALSAGGGTDSMALSQGISEALINTAFGILTGALAVIAYNYYTNKIDKLTYSLDEVGFSIVQTFAASHK; from the coding sequence ATGGAAGCTATTCAAAATAAAACTACTAATAAGATTGTAGGTATTAAAAATGCAGGTTGGGTAATTATATGCTGCTTTATCATTGCAATTTGTATATATAACTTTTTACTGGGAAATCCAGCTAATTTTATGAACAATGACCCTAATAATCATCCGTTGCCGGGTAATTTCCTGGGAACTATTTATAAAGGGGGTATTGTGGTTCCTATTATTCAAACCTTGTTGCTCACTGTCATAGCATTGAGTATTGAACGTTATTTTGCTATCCGTTCGGCTTTTGGTAAAGGCTCGCTGGTGAAATTTGTCGCTAATATCAAATCGGCTTTGGCTACCGGAGATATGAAGAAAGCACAGGAACTTTGCGATAAACAAGGTGGCTCTGTCGCTAATGTTGTTACCTCTACTTTGAAAAAGTATGCTGAAGTTGAAAACGATGAGACTCTATCCAAAGACCAGAAAGTCTTGGCCATTCAAAAAGAATTGGAAGAAGCTACTGCACTGGAACTTCCTATGATGGAGCAGAATTTACCAATTATCGGTACTATTACTACACTGGGTACCCTGATGGGATTGCTTGGTACGGTAATCGGTATGATTCGTTCATTTGCAGCTTTGTCTGCTGGTGGTGGTACAGACTCAATGGCATTATCGCAAGGTATTTCCGAAGCGTTGATCAATACAGCATTTGGTATCTTGACAGGTGCATTGGCGGTTATTGCTTATAACTACTACACTAATAAGATTGATAAATTGACTTACAGCCTCGATGAAGTAGGTTTCTCTATTGTACAGACCTTTGCGGCTTCTCATAAATAA
- a CDS encoding M28 family peptidase, whose amino-acid sequence MKKGILLLSAILALGSLSSSAQKRTATMTDEEMYLDAMHHNITTEKIFGYVKQLSDPALEGRLAGSPGMAKAVDIVKGYFKEWELIPGGENGSYIQLFPHPCVEIQPGSTMDILFPVTQGKKKTVWISKTYPWADGWFAGGMTSDGEVTADVVYAGFGVTAPELAYDDYKDIDVKGKIVLVEGETPNISRNPDSLTMWYKHTLHQTKLNNAVTHGAAGLLYKWVPGPNAPYNPGFVYCHVTDTVVNDIFRGTGKTYKETIRQIYKTQKPASFHTGKRAHIKMNATYNPNATGKNILGMIKGSDPILCNEYVIISAHLDHLGMIPFLIEGANDNNSSSAAMLGVAEALAKSKIKPKRSIIFMSVDGEEAGLTGSTYYTNHPLVPKDKVIAILNLEQVGVGQMLGANYHYKYPELAKLSQKANAMYVHRRLFTNETHFLTRPRTDGAVFMKAGYPCIDLWALGGGYYHHPKDNIRSINPDILRAATEWLYWTTIFIANK is encoded by the coding sequence ATGAAAAAAGGAATCCTTCTGTTATCTGCAATTCTAGCATTGGGCTCTCTGTCCTCATCCGCCCAAAAAAGAACAGCCACCATGACTGATGAAGAAATGTACCTTGATGCCATGCATCATAACATCACTACCGAAAAGATTTTCGGTTATGTAAAGCAACTTTCAGACCCAGCCTTGGAGGGACGACTCGCAGGTTCGCCCGGAATGGCTAAAGCTGTAGATATCGTAAAAGGATATTTTAAAGAGTGGGAACTGATACCCGGTGGTGAGAATGGTTCCTACATACAGCTATTCCCCCACCCTTGTGTGGAAATACAACCGGGAAGCACTATGGATATCCTATTTCCTGTCACCCAAGGCAAGAAAAAAACTGTATGGATCTCTAAGACATATCCTTGGGCAGATGGTTGGTTTGCCGGAGGAATGACCAGTGACGGGGAAGTGACAGCCGATGTGGTATACGCCGGATTTGGCGTTACAGCACCCGAATTAGCATATGATGATTACAAAGATATAGATGTAAAAGGCAAGATTGTGCTGGTGGAGGGAGAAACACCCAATATAAGCCGTAACCCCGATTCACTGACCATGTGGTACAAACATACTTTGCACCAAACCAAGCTGAACAATGCCGTAACCCATGGTGCGGCAGGCTTGTTATACAAATGGGTTCCCGGTCCAAATGCCCCCTATAATCCAGGATTTGTCTATTGTCATGTTACAGACACTGTGGTTAATGATATTTTCAGGGGAACAGGCAAGACTTATAAAGAGACTATCCGGCAGATTTATAAGACTCAGAAGCCTGCCTCTTTCCATACCGGAAAGAGAGCCCACATCAAAATGAATGCTACCTATAATCCCAATGCTACTGGAAAAAATATTTTGGGTATGATCAAAGGCAGTGACCCTATACTGTGCAATGAATATGTAATCATTTCCGCCCATCTGGACCACTTGGGAATGATTCCTTTCCTTATTGAAGGAGCGAATGACAACAATTCTTCCTCCGCCGCCATGCTGGGAGTAGCCGAAGCACTGGCAAAATCAAAGATAAAACCCAAACGCAGCATCATTTTCATGAGTGTGGACGGCGAGGAAGCCGGACTCACCGGTAGCACTTATTATACTAATCATCCTCTTGTACCAAAGGATAAAGTAATAGCAATCCTGAATCTGGAGCAGGTGGGTGTAGGCCAGATGTTAGGGGCGAACTACCACTATAAATACCCCGAATTGGCCAAACTGTCCCAAAAAGCCAATGCTATGTATGTGCATCGACGTCTGTTCACTAATGAAACTCATTTCCTGACTCGTCCTCGTACAGATGGTGCTGTTTTTATGAAAGCCGGTTATCCATGCATTGATTTATGGGCATTAGGAGGTGGCTATTACCATCATCCTAAAGATAATATCCGATCCATCAACCCCGATATCCTTCGAGCTGCAACCGAATGGTTATACTGGACTACTATTTTTATAGCAAACAAGTGA
- a CDS encoding ATP-binding cassette domain-containing protein — MMIEIKNLSFSYGKKKQSVFNDFSLTLDKGSVYGLLGKNGTGKSTLLYLMTGLLRPQAGQVLYKGVDVSMRYPLTLQDMFLVPEEFALPSVSLKRYLKLNTPFYPNFSNELLNACLHDFDMNEDIHLGELSMGQKKKVFMCFALATNTSLLVMDEPSNGLDIPSKSQFRKVIASGMTDEKAVIISTHQVRDIDSLLDHVVIIDGTRVLLNESVKTICEKLYFVEQGMNESTDTALYVQPSVQGNSVIFPNTYNEETNLNLEVLFNAMLTEREKMQFLFNK; from the coding sequence ATGATGATTGAAATAAAGAACTTATCTTTCAGTTATGGAAAGAAAAAACAGAGTGTCTTTAATGACTTCTCGTTGACGCTGGATAAAGGTTCAGTTTACGGTCTTTTAGGAAAGAACGGTACAGGTAAATCTACTTTGCTCTATTTAATGACAGGTCTGCTTCGTCCTCAGGCCGGACAGGTACTTTACAAAGGGGTAGATGTTTCCATGCGCTATCCCCTGACTTTGCAGGATATGTTTCTAGTGCCTGAAGAGTTTGCTTTGCCATCAGTCAGTTTGAAACGATACTTAAAACTGAACACACCGTTCTATCCGAATTTTAGCAATGAGCTTTTGAATGCCTGCCTTCATGATTTTGATATGAATGAAGATATTCATTTGGGTGAACTTTCGATGGGGCAGAAGAAGAAAGTATTTATGTGCTTTGCATTAGCTACCAATACCTCTTTATTGGTTATGGACGAACCTAGCAATGGATTGGATATTCCTTCTAAAAGTCAGTTTCGTAAAGTAATCGCTTCGGGCATGACCGATGAAAAAGCAGTCATCATCTCTACGCACCAGGTGAGAGATATTGACAGCCTGCTGGATCATGTGGTTATTATTGATGGAACCCGCGTATTATTGAATGAATCGGTAAAGACGATCTGTGAGAAACTTTATTTTGTAGAGCAAGGAATGAATGAATCGACGGATACAGCATTGTATGTTCAGCCGTCCGTCCAGGGAAACAGCGTAATTTTTCCGAATACGTATAATGAGGAAACGAATCTGAACCTGGAAGTATTATTTAACGCTATGCTGACAGAGAGAGAAAAAATGCAATTTCTGTTTAACAAGTAA
- the purB gene encoding adenylosuccinate lyase, which yields MELDLLTAISPIDGRYRGKAGALASYFSEFALIKYRVQVEIEYFITLCELPLPQLKDFDHARFDALRAIYKNFSEADAQRIKEIESVTNHDVKAVEYFIKEEFDKLGGMEECKEFIHFGLTSQDINNTSVPLSIKEALEQVYYPQIEELIAQLTTYAEEWANIPMLAKTHGQPASPTRLGKEIMVFVYRLNRQLAVLKACPVTAKFGGATGNYNAHHVAYPEYDWKEFGNKFVAGKLGLEREEYTTQISNYDNLGAIFDAMKRINTIMIDMNRDFWQYISMEYFKQKIKAGEVGSSAMPHKVNPIDFENAEGNLGMANAILEHLSSKLPVSRLQRDLTDSTVLRNVGVPFGHIVIAIQSSLKGLRKLLLNEKAIYADLDNCWSVVAEAIQTILRREAYPHPYEALKALTRTNQAITEESIKEFIETLNVSEDIKKELRVITPHNYTGI from the coding sequence ATGGAGCTCGATTTACTCACGGCAATATCACCTATTGACGGTCGATACAGAGGAAAAGCGGGAGCTTTGGCCTCTTATTTTTCTGAATTTGCACTCATCAAGTACCGTGTGCAGGTAGAAATTGAATACTTTATCACTCTGTGTGAACTACCGTTGCCACAGCTGAAAGACTTTGATCATGCACGTTTTGATGCATTGCGCGCTATTTATAAGAACTTTTCAGAGGCTGACGCACAGCGTATTAAAGAGATAGAAAGTGTAACAAACCACGATGTAAAGGCTGTAGAATATTTCATCAAAGAAGAATTCGATAAGTTGGGCGGAATGGAGGAATGCAAAGAATTTATTCATTTCGGATTGACATCACAGGACATAAACAATACCTCTGTACCTTTGTCTATAAAGGAGGCATTGGAACAAGTATACTATCCGCAAATTGAAGAGCTGATTGCCCAGTTGACTACATACGCTGAAGAATGGGCAAATATCCCTATGTTGGCAAAAACACATGGACAGCCTGCTTCTCCGACTCGCTTGGGTAAAGAAATCATGGTTTTCGTTTATCGTCTGAATCGTCAGCTGGCTGTATTGAAAGCTTGTCCTGTCACGGCTAAATTCGGTGGTGCGACGGGTAACTACAATGCGCATCATGTAGCTTATCCCGAATATGACTGGAAAGAATTCGGTAATAAGTTTGTAGCAGGAAAGCTGGGATTGGAACGTGAGGAATATACTACTCAGATCTCTAATTATGATAATCTGGGAGCCATTTTTGATGCGATGAAACGCATCAATACCATTATGATTGACATGAACCGCGACTTCTGGCAGTACATCTCTATGGAATATTTCAAGCAGAAGATTAAAGCGGGTGAAGTAGGTTCCAGTGCCATGCCGCATAAGGTGAATCCTATTGATTTCGAAAATGCTGAAGGTAATCTAGGTATGGCAAATGCTATTTTGGAACACCTTTCTTCTAAGTTGCCTGTTTCCCGCTTGCAACGTGACTTGACAGACTCTACTGTGTTGCGTAACGTCGGTGTACCTTTCGGTCACATTGTGATTGCTATCCAAAGTTCGTTGAAAGGTCTGCGCAAACTGTTGCTGAATGAGAAAGCAATCTATGCCGACTTGGATAATTGTTGGAGTGTGGTGGCGGAAGCTATCCAGACAATTCTGCGCCGCGAAGCCTATCCTCATCCGTATGAGGCATTGAAAGCTTTGACCCGTACAAACCAGGCTATCACAGAAGAGTCTATTAAAGAATTTATAGAAACACTAAATGTAAGCGAAGACATTAAAAAGGAACTGCGGGTAATTACACCGCATAATTATACAGGTATTTAA
- a CDS encoding ExbD/TolR family protein — translation MGRAKIKKKSTFIDMTAMSDVTVLLLTFFMLTSTFVKKEPVQVFTPASVSEIKIPETNILQILVDPQGKIFMSLDKQPDMKAVLEKMGEEYGVDFTPEQEKKFVTASTFGVPMRSMQKFLDLPTEQQDKLLKNEGIPCDSTDNQFKSWVRNARQVNPDLRIAIKADASTPYAVIKNVMSSLQDLRENRYNLITSLKTTSDK, via the coding sequence ATGGGTAGAGCAAAGATTAAAAAGAAAAGTACGTTCATAGATATGACAGCTATGAGTGACGTTACTGTATTGTTGCTTACCTTCTTTATGTTGACTTCAACATTTGTGAAGAAGGAACCGGTGCAGGTGTTTACTCCGGCCTCCGTTTCAGAAATCAAGATTCCGGAAACGAATATCCTTCAGATTTTGGTGGATCCGCAAGGGAAAATATTTATGAGCCTCGACAAACAGCCCGATATGAAGGCTGTATTGGAGAAGATGGGTGAGGAGTACGGAGTTGACTTTACTCCTGAGCAGGAAAAGAAATTTGTGACAGCTTCTACGTTTGGTGTTCCGATGAGAAGCATGCAGAAATTTTTGGATTTACCTACTGAACAGCAGGATAAACTGTTGAAAAATGAAGGTATTCCCTGTGACAGCACAGATAATCAGTTTAAATCGTGGGTACGTAATGCTCGTCAGGTGAATCCTGATTTACGCATTGCTATCAAAGCTGATGCGTCAACTCCCTACGCTGTGATTAAAAATGTAATGAGCTCACTTCAGGATCTCAGAGAGAATCGGTACAATCTGATTACTTCTCTGAAGACTACTTCTGATAAATAA
- a CDS encoding PstS family phosphate ABC transporter substrate-binding protein — translation MMKLYIALSVVLLLLFSGCGNKPKPGEDDTLTSGTITIAVDETFRPIAEEELQVFHALTPDATVHPVYCSEVKAMKLLLADSVRLAITTRQLTRQEMAFFNDKKFFPVSVKMATDGLALIVNKQNADSLITVEQFKEILTGKITDWKQLNPDSRLGALQLVFDNPNSSTVHYVLDSICGGKPLSEDLKAQKTNPEVISYVAKTPAALGVIGVNWIGNPADSTRLSFNDAIRIMAVSRADSATVENSFRPYQAYLALNQYPLTRSVYILLNDPKSGLPSGLTSFLTDFRGQRIILKSGLVPATAPVRIVDVKEEYK, via the coding sequence ATGATGAAGCTGTATATTGCATTGTCGGTTGTTTTGCTGCTGTTGTTTTCGGGCTGTGGCAACAAACCCAAACCAGGGGAAGACGATACGTTGACTTCGGGCACAATTACGATAGCTGTGGACGAGACATTCCGTCCCATTGCGGAAGAAGAATTGCAGGTATTCCATGCATTAACGCCGGATGCTACCGTGCATCCAGTTTATTGCAGTGAAGTGAAAGCCATGAAACTTTTGTTGGCGGACAGTGTACGTTTGGCTATAACCACGAGGCAACTGACTCGACAGGAAATGGCATTTTTCAATGACAAGAAATTCTTTCCTGTATCTGTAAAGATGGCAACGGATGGTTTAGCTTTGATAGTAAACAAGCAAAATGCAGATTCATTAATTACAGTTGAACAATTTAAGGAGATACTGACGGGGAAAATTACTGACTGGAAACAGTTGAATCCTGATTCCCGTCTAGGTGCGCTTCAACTGGTATTTGATAATCCCAATTCGAGTACTGTACATTATGTACTCGACTCGATCTGCGGTGGTAAGCCTCTATCGGAAGATTTGAAGGCACAAAAAACAAATCCGGAGGTGATTTCGTATGTGGCTAAAACCCCCGCAGCTTTAGGGGTTATCGGTGTCAACTGGATAGGTAATCCTGCGGATAGTACGCGACTCTCTTTTAATGACGCCATTCGGATAATGGCTGTCAGTCGTGCGGATTCGGCTACAGTGGAAAATAGTTTCAGGCCTTATCAAGCTTATCTGGCTTTAAATCAGTATCCATTAACCCGCAGTGTGTACATTTTACTTAATGATCCTAAAAGTGGCTTGCCTAGTGGTCTGACTTCATTTCTGACAGACTTCCGGGGGCAACGTATCATTCTGAAGTCAGGATTGGTGCCTGCAACAGCTCCTGTGCGGATTGTAGATGTAAAAGAGGAATATAAATGA
- a CDS encoding tetratricopeptide repeat protein, whose protein sequence is MKKLVLIVMSLCLAVTMWGQKSPGSEWSLQVKQAATMIKEDPAKASEAFDELLKGKNKKNAFLLVEIGRAYLDQGKTAEAAEYAQRAKDINSKCAVAYLLSGDIALNLNDVNKASSDYNQAIYLDEDCSEAYFKYAQVYKGVDPQLSLDMLMRLQSKTPEDNRISKELADVYYTMGQYGKAKEAYENYLKVGTPTEQDYTRYAMLLYLNKDYAQSLDMVKKGLELAPENHVLKRLAMYDYLELKDYKTGLEAAATFFANPGNPDYVYLDYVYFARLLEADKQYEEAVVQFNKALSMDKSHTEIYKDISDVYEKKRDFPKAIEAYKNYLDEMKSSPDISDLFLYGRLNYYAATDSAYQDKQPTYLAEADTIFAQVAVKVPDNYLGNFWRARVNSLRDPETTQGLAKPYYEAALSILEQKPDATKSVLVECNSYLGYYYFVKEDYNQSKQYWNKILEIDPENETATKALGGIK, encoded by the coding sequence ATGAAGAAATTAGTATTAATCGTGATGAGCTTGTGCCTGGCTGTAACCATGTGGGGACAGAAATCGCCGGGTAGTGAATGGTCGCTACAGGTGAAGCAGGCTGCCACGATGATAAAGGAGGATCCAGCAAAAGCTTCTGAGGCTTTTGATGAATTATTGAAAGGTAAGAATAAGAAGAATGCCTTTTTGTTGGTAGAGATAGGCCGGGCTTATCTAGATCAAGGGAAAACGGCAGAAGCTGCCGAATATGCGCAACGCGCTAAAGATATAAACAGTAAATGTGCTGTGGCTTATCTACTGAGTGGTGATATAGCATTGAATTTGAATGATGTGAATAAAGCTAGCAGCGATTACAATCAGGCTATTTATTTGGATGAGGACTGTAGTGAAGCTTATTTTAAATATGCACAGGTATATAAAGGCGTAGACCCTCAACTGTCATTGGATATGTTGATGCGCTTACAGTCCAAAACTCCGGAGGATAATCGCATCAGTAAGGAACTGGCGGATGTATATTATACTATGGGGCAATATGGTAAGGCAAAAGAAGCATACGAAAATTATCTGAAAGTAGGTACTCCCACTGAGCAGGACTATACCCGCTATGCCATGCTGTTATATCTGAATAAAGATTATGCACAGTCTTTGGATATGGTGAAGAAAGGTTTGGAACTTGCACCAGAAAATCATGTGCTGAAACGTCTGGCAATGTATGATTATTTAGAATTAAAAGACTATAAGACAGGATTGGAAGCTGCTGCTACATTCTTCGCTAATCCCGGTAATCCGGATTATGTATACTTGGACTATGTTTATTTCGCTCGTTTACTGGAAGCGGACAAGCAATACGAAGAAGCAGTGGTACAATTTAACAAAGCATTGTCTATGGATAAGTCCCATACGGAAATTTATAAAGATATCTCTGATGTGTACGAGAAGAAACGTGATTTTCCGAAAGCGATAGAAGCTTATAAGAATTATCTGGATGAAATGAAAAGCTCCCCGGATATTAGTGATCTCTTTTTATATGGTCGTTTGAACTATTATGCTGCTACCGATTCGGCTTATCAGGATAAACAACCGACATATTTGGCTGAAGCCGATACTATTTTTGCACAGGTGGCTGTTAAAGTTCCTGATAACTATTTGGGAAATTTTTGGCGTGCCCGTGTTAATTCTTTGCGTGATCCTGAAACCACTCAGGGACTGGCAAAGCCGTATTATGAGGCTGCACTGAGTATTCTGGAACAGAAGCCTGATGCTACTAAATCAGTATTGGTAGAATGTAACAGCTATTTGGGGTATTATTATTTTGTAAAAGAGGATTATAACCAGTCAAAACAGTATTGGAATAAAATATTGGAAATTGATCCTGAGAACGAAACTGCTACTAAGGCACTAGGAGGAATTAAATAG
- a CDS encoding energy transducer TonB, with product MAKIDLTSPEWCELVFQGKNKAYGAYKMRANSPKRHTWAMVIVVIIAAVGFSIPTLVKLATPKQKEVMTEVTTLSQLEEPEVKQEEFKKVEPVAPPPALKSSIKFTAPVIKKDEEVRDDEEIKSQEELTQTKVAISIADVKGNDELNGKDIAELKEVITKAPEAEEKPYTMVEQMPQFPGGDRELLSFIAKNLRYPTIAQENGIQGKVFVRFVVSATGDVKDVKVMRSLDPYCDKEAIRVIQSLPKWIPGKQNGRNVPVYYTVPITFKLQ from the coding sequence ATGGCAAAAATAGATTTGACCTCACCCGAATGGTGTGAACTGGTATTCCAAGGTAAGAATAAGGCATACGGTGCCTATAAGATGCGGGCCAATTCACCGAAACGTCACACGTGGGCGATGGTGATTGTAGTGATAATTGCTGCCGTAGGATTCAGCATACCGACATTGGTAAAACTGGCTACTCCGAAGCAGAAAGAGGTAATGACGGAAGTGACTACATTGTCACAACTGGAAGAACCTGAAGTAAAACAGGAAGAGTTCAAGAAAGTGGAACCGGTGGCTCCCCCTCCCGCTCTGAAAAGCTCTATCAAATTTACGGCTCCTGTTATCAAAAAAGATGAGGAAGTGCGTGATGATGAAGAGATAAAGAGTCAGGAAGAATTGACTCAGACTAAGGTAGCTATCTCCATTGCCGATGTGAAAGGTAATGACGAATTGAACGGTAAGGATATTGCTGAACTGAAAGAAGTGATAACTAAAGCTCCCGAAGCAGAAGAAAAACCATATACTATGGTAGAACAGATGCCTCAGTTTCCAGGTGGTGATAGAGAATTGCTGTCTTTTATAGCAAAGAATCTGCGTTATCCTACCATTGCGCAAGAAAATGGAATACAGGGTAAAGTGTTTGTCCGTTTTGTAGTTTCGGCTACAGGAGATGTGAAGGATGTAAAGGTGATGCGTTCATTGGACCCGTACTGTGACAAGGAAGCAATCCGTGTAATCCAGTCATTGCCGAAGTGGATTCCGGGAAAACAGAACGGACGTAATGTTCCCGTGTACTATACCGTTCCTATAACTTTTAAGCTACAATAA
- a CDS encoding GntR family transcriptional regulator gives MKFKESKSIYLQIADRINDEILQGQYAEEGRIPSVREYAATVEVNANTVVRTYDYLQGQEIIYNKRGIGYFVSAGAKDRIITLRKDIFLHEELPEFFRQVSALDIPIKEIEKMYKEYLTQQ, from the coding sequence ATGAAATTTAAAGAAAGTAAATCCATTTACTTGCAGATAGCCGACCGGATAAATGATGAAATCCTGCAAGGACAATATGCCGAGGAAGGGCGTATTCCGTCTGTCAGAGAATACGCCGCCACGGTGGAGGTGAATGCAAATACAGTGGTCCGTACGTATGATTACCTTCAAGGACAAGAGATTATTTATAATAAACGCGGTATCGGTTATTTTGTATCGGCAGGGGCTAAAGACCGGATTATCACTTTGCGTAAAGATATATTTCTGCATGAAGAATTGCCGGAGTTTTTCAGACAAGTGAGTGCATTGGATATTCCCATAAAGGAAATAGAGAAGATGTACAAGGAATATCTGACCCAACAATAA
- a CDS encoding ExbD/TolR family protein, with protein sequence MSAEVQESGKKGKGSKQKKMTVRVDFTPMVDMNMLLITFFMLCTTLSKPQTMEISMPSNDKNITEEQQSKVKASQAITLLLAGGDKLYYYEGEPNYKDYTSLKETSYNADGLRSILLKKNSVAVREVNELKKQKADLKISEEDYTKKLSEIKSGKDTPTVIIKATDDSSYKNLIDALDEMQICNIGKYVITDIVDADQFLIKNYDTKGDLSRDIVE encoded by the coding sequence ATGAGTGCTGAAGTACAAGAAAGCGGCAAAAAAGGAAAAGGATCCAAGCAAAAGAAAATGACTGTCCGCGTAGATTTTACACCTATGGTGGATATGAATATGTTGCTGATTACTTTTTTTATGCTGTGTACCACGTTGAGCAAACCTCAGACGATGGAAATAAGTATGCCGAGCAATGACAAGAATATCACTGAAGAACAACAGAGTAAGGTGAAGGCTTCACAGGCAATAACTTTGCTGCTGGCAGGAGGAGATAAATTGTATTACTATGAAGGAGAACCTAACTATAAAGACTATACTTCGCTGAAGGAAACTTCGTATAATGCGGATGGTCTGCGTTCCATTCTTCTTAAAAAGAACTCGGTGGCAGTTCGTGAGGTAAACGAACTGAAAAAACAGAAAGCTGATTTAAAGATATCAGAGGAAGATTACACGAAGAAACTTTCTGAAATAAAAAGCGGAAAGGATACGCCGACTGTCATCATAAAGGCGACGGATGATTCTTCATATAAAAATCTGATTGATGCTCTGGATGAAATGCAAATATGCAATATAGGTAAGTATGTGATAACAGATATCGTTGATGCGGATCAGTTCTTGATCAAGAATTATGATACGAAAGGTGATCTGAGTAGAGATATCGTGGAATAG